A genomic stretch from Heliangelus exortis chromosome 16, bHelExo1.hap1, whole genome shotgun sequence includes:
- the PDRG1 gene encoding p53 and DNA damage-regulated protein 1 has protein sequence MARDPAFVLRYLAEVEELAEDVLAARQQIVELDMKRNRNREALRALQKDPEPEGQAMVCFGDMFIQLPKAQTREMLRQDQEHLDEEISSLRKELRVKVNRLYEAQGKPELKGFHLNPMSSEEMKLINRILQG, from the exons ATGGCGCGGGACCCCGCGTTCGTGCTGCGGTACCTGGCCGAGGTGGAAGAGCTGGCCGAGGACGTGCTGGCGGCGCGGCAGCAG ATCGTGGAGTTGGATATGAAACGGAACCGGAACCGCGAGGCCCTGCGGGCGCTGCAGAAAGATCCGGAGCCCGAGG gcCAGGCCATGGTCTGCTTCGGGGACATGTTCATCCAGCTGCCCAAGGCCCAGACCCGGGAGATGCTGCGGCAGG ACCAGGAACACCTGGATGAGGAGATCAGCAGCCTGCGGAAGGAGCTGCGGGTGAAGGTCAATCGCCTCTACGAGGCTCAAG GTAAACCCGAGCTGAAGGGGTTTCACCTGAACCCCATGAGCTCTGAGGAAATGAAGCTCATCAATCGCATCCTGCAGGGCTGA